The following coding sequences are from one Musa acuminata AAA Group cultivar baxijiao chromosome BXJ2-4, Cavendish_Baxijiao_AAA, whole genome shotgun sequence window:
- the LOC135611403 gene encoding NAC transcription factor NAM-B1-like, producing MDPVDLVPSGYRFVPTAEELVVDYLANWVSGTPLPGRAVAFADVYGTEPWNLLGSDRQEGYFFAERQPKASGCSRVDRTAGTGSWLLNRRQEPVKSIVDGREIVVGRRSYLSFKDGRRKNSGWVMYEYEMCSSTFETRVLCHVKKSSYQPISGGKFMKSIESTFTEAATETLTGGSSFVGQKRNREESSTLSSAAPKKPCRGLVAHSNGAFQSDLSPPPTAVVQQLLLAPVVTTLESHLSSIDSVAPNEAGVPAASPSSTDVGGGDVGITAEELEAFDLGMTAEELEAFLASPSSSVDLGGDQHCTDDAFFTREVDALLMSDATDTVSTTIPKASPSGHVDVLLMPDDTRIDSTTVAEASSSIDFVVCEQMYCTDGPFFASLEEVHAFMMSDDTFPGASLSSSTGLAAEQMECADNARSITPKELQACLMSDSTTVEKASTSSSETFDDTPMDSTMISWLEQ from the coding sequence ATGGATCCCGTCGACCTCGTTCCGTCAGGCTACAGGTTCgttcccacggcggaggaactcgtggtcgactacctcgccaactgggTCTCCGGCACACCCCTCcctggccgcgctgtcgccttcgccgacgtctacggcaccgagccttggaatcttctcggcagcgatcggcaggagggctatttctttgcggagcgccAGCCCAAGGCCAGCGGCTGCTCGCGCGTCGATCGAACGGCCGGCACCGGTTCTTGGCTTCTGAACAGAAGGCAAGAACCCGTCAAGTCCATCGTCGACGGGCGCGAGATCGTGGTGGGAAGAAGGAGCTACCTTTCCTTCAAGGACGGCCggcggaagaactccgggtggGTAATGTATGAATACGAGATGTGTTCATCCACCTTCGAGacacgagttctctgtcacgtgAAGAAGAGCTCGTATCAACCCATCTCCGGCGGCAAGTTCATGAAATCGATTGAGTCCACGTTCACGGAGGCCGCGACGGAGACGCTCACCGGCGGCAGCAGTTTCGTTGGgcagaagagaaatagagaggaatcttctactctctcatCAGCAGCACCCAAGAAGCCATGCCGGGGGTTGGTTGCACATTCCAACGGAGCATTCCAGTCCGACCTCTCACCACCTCCGACCGCGGTGGTGCAACAGCTCTTATTGGCTCCCGTCGTGACAACCCTGGAGAGTCATCTTTCCTCCATCGACTCCGTggcaccgaacgaagccggagtcccAGCCGCCTCCCCATCGTCAACGGACGTTGGTGGAGGTGACGTCGGGATAACTGCGGAAGAACTCGAAGCATTTGACCTCGGGATGACTGCGGAGGAGctcgaagcattcttggcttcgccttcgtcgtcggtcgatcttggcggtgACCAGCACTGCACCGACGATGCTTTCTTTACCAGAGAGGTTGATGCTCTCTTGATGTCCGATGCCACCGACACAGTCTCGACTACCATCCCCAAGGCCTCGCCGTCAGGCCACGTCGATGTTCTCTtgatgcccgatgacactcggatagattcgaccacggtcgcagaGGCTTCCTCGTCGATCGACTTCGTCGTGTGTGAGCAGATGTACTGCACCGATGGTCCCTTCTTCGCGAGCCTGGAAGAGGTCCATGCCTTCAtgatgtccgatgacaccttCCCAGGGGCCTCGCTGTCATCCTCAACCGGCCTTGCCGCGGAGCAAATGGAGTGCGCGGACAATGCCCGCTCGATAACCCCGAAAGAGTTGCAAGCCTGCTTGATGtctgattcgaccacggtcgaaAAGGCTTCGACGTCATCGTCGGAGACGTTCGATGACACCCCAATGGATTCGACTATGATCTCGTGGTTGGAGCAGTAG
- the LOC135611401 gene encoding NAC domain-containing protein 6-like has translation MEPVDNVPRGYRFLPMADELVVDYLAKWVAGTPLPSRAVAFADVYGTEPWNLLGSDRQEGYFFAERHPKTSRGSRVDRTAGTGSWTLNRRQEPVKSIVDGREMVVGRKSFLSFKDGRRKNSGWTMYEYEMCSSAFETRVLCHVKKSSHQPITGGSFVGQKRSREESSTLSSAAPKKPCRGLLAHSSGALQSDVSPPPTAVVQQPLLAPVVTPPESRLSSIDSVAPNEAGVPAASPSSTDVGGGDLGITAEELESFDLGITSEELEVFLASSSSSVDLGGEQNCTDDTFFTREVEAFLMSDDTDTASTTIPKASPSGLVNVLLMPDDTWIDSTTVAEVSSSSSSIDFVACEQMYCTDDHFFTSLEPIKAFMKSDDTPMDSTMISWLEQ, from the coding sequence ATGGAGCCCGTCGACAACGTTCCGAGAGGCTACAGGTTTCTTCCCATGGCGGACGAACTCGTGGTCGACTACCTCGCCAAATGGGTTGCTGGCACACCCCTCCCTagccgcgctgtcgccttcgccgacgtctacggcaccgagccgtggaatcttctcggcagcgatcggcaggagggctatttctttgcggagcgtCATCCCAAGACCAGCCGCGGCTCGCGCGTGGATCGAACGGCCGGCACCGGTTCTTGGACTCTGAACAGAAGGCAAGAACCCGTCAAGTCCATCGTCGacgggcgcgagatggtggtggGACGAAAGAGCTTCCTTTCCTTCAAGGACGGCCggcggaagaactccgggtggacaATGTACGAATACGAGATGTGTTCCTCCGCCTTCGAGacacgagttctctgtcacgtgAAGAAGAGCTCGCATCAACCCATCACCGGCGGCAGTTTCGTTGGGCAGAAGAGAAGTAGAGaggaatcttctactctctcatCAGCAGCACCCAAGAAGCCATGCCGGGGGTTGCTTGCACATTCCAGCGGAGCATTgcagtccgacgtctcaccacctccGACCGCGGTGGTGCAACAGCCATTATTGGCTCCCGTCGTGACACCCCCGGAGAGTCGTCTTTCCTCCATCGACTCCGTggcaccgaacgaagccggagtcccAGCCGCCTCCCCATCGTCAACGGACGTTGGTGGAGGTGACCTCGGGATAACTGCCGAAGAACTCGAATCATTTGACCTCGGGATAACTTCGGAGGAACTCGAAGTATTCTTggcttcgtcttcgtcgtcggtcgatcttggcggtgAGCAGAACTGCACCGACGATACTTTCTTCACCAGAGAGGTTGAAGCCTTCTTGATGTCAGATGACACAGACACAGCCTcgactaccatcccgaaggcTTCGCCGTCAGGCCTCGTCAATGTTCTCTTGATGCCCGATGACACTTggattgattcgaccacggtcgcagaggtttcctcctcatcgtcgtcgATCGACTTCGTTGCGTGTGAGCAGATGTACTGCACCGACGATCACTTCTTTACGAGCCTGGAACCGATCAAAGCCTTCATGAAGTCGGATGACACCCCTATGGATTCGACTATGATCTCGTGGTTGGAGCAGTAA